In Blastopirellula sp. J2-11, a single genomic region encodes these proteins:
- a CDS encoding thiamine-phosphate kinase → MSKRERSDDTLKDWGEFRLLNELILPILRRGSAGEELGDDCAFLSLNTAEQQLVVTTDVGPKPLVWAIGHESYRTWGWYTVLANASDLAAAGANPLAFTTSVEAPAEMLVSNFREYFEGLDAACTAFSLKNAGGNIRVAPRFACHGTAFGTIPNSEQVGRSTCQPGDSIVSIGRNGYFISSYLKASRLGDLGQLSASERDAVLRPVPQIREMQILRKAKVLSSATDNSDGVMGSLWNIIERSNVGIELWLDDQKIPNYVHQEALQHGLDPKNLYLFWGDWQIIASVKSGRLDDFKRIIGQENINASVIGVAIHGEKGVWGIEGERRSRLRLLRNENFVDRSFNENPISHTDYLLKTSLYDTDIEAD, encoded by the coding sequence ATGAGTAAACGAGAACGCTCCGATGACACCCTGAAAGATTGGGGTGAATTTAGGCTCTTGAATGAACTTATCCTGCCAATTTTGCGTCGAGGTTCCGCAGGCGAGGAGTTGGGCGACGATTGTGCATTCTTGAGCCTCAATACGGCAGAGCAGCAGCTTGTTGTTACCACAGATGTGGGGCCAAAACCGCTCGTGTGGGCGATTGGTCATGAGTCATATCGAACGTGGGGCTGGTACACGGTTCTTGCGAATGCAAGTGACCTCGCTGCTGCTGGGGCCAATCCTCTGGCATTTACTACATCGGTTGAAGCCCCTGCGGAAATGCTGGTGAGCAATTTCAGAGAGTATTTTGAGGGATTGGATGCTGCATGCACTGCATTTTCGCTGAAGAACGCTGGAGGGAACATTCGAGTAGCTCCACGTTTTGCTTGTCATGGGACAGCTTTTGGCACGATCCCGAATTCTGAACAGGTTGGTAGGAGCACGTGTCAACCCGGTGACAGCATTGTTTCGATTGGACGCAACGGTTATTTCATATCGAGCTATCTAAAAGCATCCAGACTAGGTGATCTAGGTCAATTGAGCGCCTCCGAACGTGATGCCGTTTTAAGGCCCGTACCACAAATCCGCGAAATGCAGATATTGCGGAAAGCTAAGGTGTTAAGTTCCGCGACGGACAACTCAGATGGTGTTATGGGTTCCCTGTGGAATATCATTGAGCGTTCAAATGTTGGGATTGAATTGTGGCTGGATGATCAGAAGATACCAAACTATGTTCATCAGGAAGCGTTGCAGCACGGATTGGATCCCAAGAACCTCTATCTATTTTGGGGTGACTGGCAGATTATCGCTTCGGTTAAGTCGGGACGACTAGACGATTTCAAGAGAATCATTGGCCAAGAGAACATTAACGCAAGCGTCATAGGCGTAGCCATACACGGTGAGAAGGGAGTGTGGGGAATCGAGGGTGAAAGGCGGTCTCGTCTGAGGTTGCTAAGAAACGAAAATTTTGTAGACCGGTCGTTCAACGAAAATCCTATTTCTCACACGGACTATCTCCTAAAGACGAGTCTGTACGATACGGATATAGAAGCCGATTAG
- a CDS encoding dCTP deaminase domain-containing protein: protein MFLSAEQITRKRSESALVIEPFEPELLKAASYVLRLGSKVRRWNRRDEPVEVWSPNCSADLLGPIETFSEITINRGELLLVSSNERIGLTGGLLGVIMTLSHISRFGISVTSDSHLVSPGFGKEAACELTFEVTSHNPNSVRLRAGLPVCHLLIANVDATSSKAPLANSVYQNLPTPFGPALFEEFACTSPFTRVDEQRGK, encoded by the coding sequence ATGTTTCTTAGTGCGGAGCAGATTACTCGCAAGCGGTCTGAATCCGCGCTCGTGATTGAACCGTTCGAGCCTGAACTGCTCAAAGCCGCTAGTTATGTCTTGCGGCTTGGCAGTAAAGTTCGTCGTTGGAACAGGAGGGACGAGCCGGTTGAAGTATGGTCCCCGAATTGCAGTGCAGATCTGCTTGGTCCGATTGAAACTTTTTCTGAAATTACCATCAACCGAGGGGAGCTCTTGCTCGTCAGTTCCAATGAACGCATCGGCCTTACCGGTGGATTGTTAGGCGTCATTATGACGCTCTCACATATTTCTCGGTTTGGAATATCCGTCACTTCCGACTCGCATCTCGTCTCTCCGGGATTCGGAAAGGAGGCTGCCTGTGAACTGACGTTTGAAGTCACTTCTCACAACCCAAATTCCGTCCGATTGCGCGCAGGCTTGCCAGTGTGCCACCTATTGATTGCCAATGTGGACGCAACAAGTAGTAAGGCTCCACTGGCCAATAGCGTCTATCAGAACCTGCCTACGCCTTTTGGCCCAGCGTTGTTTGAGGAATTTGCCTGTACTTCACCCTTTACGCGTGTCGATGAGCAGCGTGGCAAGTGA
- a CDS encoding HIT family protein, which produces MQNTPTVACEFCDELSGASDSRFQRIYGQDLLDRTVFESDSLVAWPTIGQLFPKSILILPRRHVERFADLGSVELDEFSSIAERVRAGCGTPGNYLLFEHGARAFSGTGCGIYHCHVHFVPVPDSLSVASLFPFAYHSHDSLLDAWSFHEKGNNYIVLRDTFGEIASIGQEVMSMHNIGSQYVRRKLVEIFGVQRPWDWREYESPEQDLLSAYRELRFADVS; this is translated from the coding sequence ATGCAGAACACACCAACAGTCGCGTGCGAGTTTTGTGATGAGCTTTCTGGGGCTTCAGATTCGCGATTTCAGAGGATCTACGGTCAGGATCTATTGGATCGAACCGTTTTTGAATCGGACTCATTGGTTGCTTGGCCGACCATTGGTCAGCTTTTCCCGAAGAGCATTTTGATTCTTCCTCGTCGACACGTGGAACGCTTTGCTGACCTTGGCTCTGTTGAGCTTGATGAATTCTCATCGATTGCTGAGCGAGTTAGAGCTGGCTGCGGAACTCCTGGGAACTATTTATTGTTCGAACACGGAGCGAGAGCGTTTAGCGGCACTGGTTGTGGCATCTATCACTGCCACGTTCATTTCGTTCCTGTTCCAGATTCACTTTCGGTTGCTTCGTTATTTCCATTTGCTTATCACTCTCATGACTCTCTCTTAGACGCTTGGTCATTCCACGAAAAAGGAAACAATTATATTGTGCTTCGCGACACCTTTGGAGAGATAGCGTCAATAGGCCAGGAAGTAATGTCCATGCACAACATCGGCTCCCAATATGTGCGTCGAAAGCTGGTCGAGATATTTGGTGTCCAGAGACCCTGGGATTGGCGGGAATACGAATCGCCTGAACAAGATCTTCTAAGTGCATATAGAGAATTGAGGTTCGCCGATGTTTCTTAG